A stretch of the Musa acuminata AAA Group cultivar baxijiao chromosome BXJ2-7, Cavendish_Baxijiao_AAA, whole genome shotgun sequence genome encodes the following:
- the LOC135617503 gene encoding phospholipase D delta-like: MASAPAYRGGATAAEDGVVLLHGDLVLTVIEARRLPNMDMFSEHLRRCFTSCGPPFSNYSCGAVRHQQHHHHHHHRKIITSDPYVTACLAEATVARTRVISNSEDPIWNEHFKIPLAHRAAALVLHVKDNDVFGAQLIGTVSVPTARIASGKKIQGWFPILGANGKPYKRDTALHLSMEFTAVEKKPEYQHGITGDPEKLGVRDTYFPLRQGGSVTLYQDAHVREGELPEVNLEKGAMFKHENCWEDICHAILEAHHMIYLVGWSIYHKVKLVREPTRPLPNGGALTLGDLLKYKSQEGVRVCMLVWDDKTSHDKLFLKTGGVMQTHDEETRKFFKHSSVICVLSPRYASSKLSIVKQQVVGTLFTHHQKCVLVDTQASGNKRKITAFIGGLDLCDGRYDTPDHRLFCDMDTVFLNDIHNPTFAAGTKGPRQPWHDLHCKIEGPAAYDILKNFEQRWRKATKWREFSLRFRKASRWHDDALIHLERISWILSPSLSVPDGDPSLWVSQEEDPENWHVQIFRSIDSGSVKGFPSNVQESLKMNLVCRKNLVIDKSIHTAYVKAIRSAQHFIYIENQYFLGSSFAWPSYKNSGADNLIPVELALKIASKIRAKERFAVYVVIPMWPEGDPTSNAVQEILFWQGQTMKMMYEIVAQELKSMNLENAHPQDFLNFYCLGNREIAPKENLQQQSLDKSPMSLSQKFRRFMIYVHAKGMIVDDEYVMIGSANINQRSLAGSRDTEIAMGAYQPNHTWTKNKRHPHGQVYGYRMSLWAEHLGMVDDRFEKPDSTECVKFVNRIAEDNWSRYTADEIIPLKGHLLKYPIKVDSDGKVRPLPNHEYFPDVGGKILGAPTALPDTLTM; this comes from the exons ATGGCGTCCGCCCCCGCGTACAGGGGCGGCGCCACCGCCGCCGAGGACGGCGTCGTTCTTCTCCACGGGGACCTCGTCCTCACCGTCATCGAGGCCCGTCGCCTCCCCAACATGGACATGTTCTCCGAGCACCTCCGCCGCTGCTTCACCTCCTGCGGCCCGCCATTCTCCAACTACAGCTGCGGAGCCGTACGCCACCAGCaacaccatcaccaccaccaccaccgcaagATCATCACCAGTGATCCCTACGTCACTGCCTGCCTCGCAGAGGCCACCGTCGCCCGCACCCGCGTCATCTCCAACTCCGAGGACCCCATCTGGAATGAGCACTTCAAGATCCCCCTCGCCCACCGCGCCGCCGCTCTCGTGCTGCACGTCAAGGACAACGACGTCTTCGGCGCGCAGCTCATCGGCACCGTCTCCGTCCCCACCGCACGCATCGCCTCTGGCAAGAAGATCCAAGGCTGGTTCCCCATCCTCGGCGCCAATGGGAAGCCTTACAAGCGTGACACCGCTCTCCACCTCTCCATGGAATTCACCGCCGTTGAGAAGAAGCCAGAGTACCAGCACGGCATCACTGGGGATCCGGAGAAGCTTGGGGTGAGGGATACCTACTTTCCGCTACGGCAAGGGGGGTCTGTCACGCTCTACCAGGACGCCCATGTGAGGGAAGGTGAGCTACCGGAAGTCAATCTCGAGAAAGGCGCCATGTTCAAGCACGAGAATTGCTGGGAGGATATCTGTCATGCGATTCTTGAGGCGCATCATATGATTTATCTGGTCGGCTGGTCGATATACCACAAGGTGAAGCTGGTGAGGGAGCCTACACGTCCGCTGCCAAACGGAGGTGCGCTCACATTGGGAGATCTGCTCAAGTACAAGTCGCAGGAGGGTGTGAGAGTGTGCATGCTGGTTTGGGACGACAAAACATCCCATGACAAATTGTTTCTTAAGACG GGCGGTGTAATGCAAACTCATGACGAAGAGACACGGAAGTTTTTCAAGCATTCCTCTGTTATTTGTGTGTTATCACCTCGTTATGCCAGCAGTAAGCTTAGCATTGTCAAGCAGCAG GTGGTAGGTACCCTTTTCACACACCATCAGAAATGTGTACTGGTTGATACACAGGCTTCTGGAAATAAGAGAAAAATAACTGCTTTTATTGGAGGCCTAGATCTTTGTGATGGCCGCTATGATACTCCAGATCATAGACTTTTTTGTGATATGGACACAGTCTTTTTGAATGATATCCATAATCCCACATTTGCT GCAGGAACTAAAGGCCCAAGACAACCGTGGCATGATTTACATTGCAAAATTGAAGGCCCTGCTGCTTATGATATCCTAAAGAATTTTGAGCAGCGCTGGCGAAAGGCAACAAAATGGCGGGAATTTAGTCTACGTTTTAGAAAAGCATCTCGATGGCATGATGATGCACTAATACATCTTGAACGAATTTCATGGATACTTAGTCCTTCACTTTCTGTTCCAGATGGTGATCCGAGTCTATGGGTTTCCCAGGAAGAAGACCCTGAAAACTGGCATGTTCAG ATCTTTCGATCTATAGACTCTGGATCAGTAAAAGGATTTCCCAGCAATGTCCAAGAATCTCTGAAAATG AATCTTGTTTGTCGAAAGAATCTGGTCATTGATAAGAGCATCCACACAGCATATGTGAAGGCAATCAGATCTGCTCAACATTTCATATACATTGAAAATCAGTATTTTCTTGGTTCTTCATTTGCTTGGCCATCTTATAAAAACTCAG GTGCTGATAATCTAATACCTGTGGAGTTAGCTCTGAAAATTGCcagcaaaattagagcaaaagaaCGATTTGCAGTTTATGTTGTTATACCAATGTGGCCTGAAGGAGATCCAACTTCCAATGCTGTGCAAGAAATTCTTTTTTGGCAG GGCCAGACAATGAAGATGATGTATGAAATTGTGGCACAGGAGCTTAAATCCATGAACCTTGAAAATGCACATCCACAAGATTTCCTTAATTTCTATTGTCTTGGCAATCGTGAAATAGCACCAAAGGAAAACTTGCAACAGCAATCTTTAGATAAAAGCCCAATG TCACTGTCACAAAAGTTCCGACGGTTCATGATATATGTTCATGCAAAAGGGATGATTGTAGATGATGAGTATGTGATGATTGGTTCAGCCAATATTAACCAAAGATCTTTGGCTGGCTCAAGAGATACTGAGATAGCCATGGGAGCTTATCAACCTAATCATACATGGACTAAGAACAAAAGACATCCACATGGCCAG GTATATGGATATCGGATGTCACTGTGGGCAGAGCATCTAGGCATGGTAGATGATCGCTTCGAGAAGCCTGATAGCACGGAATGTGTAAAATTCGTAAATAGGATAGCGGAAGATAACTGGTCGAGATACACCGCAGACGAAATAATACCACTCAAGGGTCATCTACTGAAGTACCCTATCAAGGTGGATTCTGATGGTAAGGTCCGGCCTCTGCCCAACCATGAGTATTTTCCCGATGTTGGTGGTAAGATTTTGGGAGCACCAACTGCTCTTCCTGATACACTAACCATGTAA
- the LOC103973370 gene encoding cytochrome P450 78A6-like, which produces MGSAVESWWVVSLSLAAKCGELSADPSRLLSLAFVVVVCWLATGLLHWVSPGGPAWGRYWWSRRRPWGLGGAIPGPSGLPVVGSMGLMSGLAHRKLAAAADAIPGARRLMALSLGDTRVVVTCDPDVARDILNSSDFAERPAKESAYGLMFHRAIGFAPYGAYWRNLRRIAATHLFSPKQIFAFGRHRAEIAAQMVRALDGLASEPVQVRRIVKQASLNHVMWFVFGKQYDLERETDELKELRSLVEEGYELLGKLNWSDHLPVIAGLDLQRVRSGCSGLVRRVDRFVGRIIEEHRVERGRDAKAAPGDFVDVLLSLQGSDRLSDSDMVAVLWEMIFRGTDTVAVLIEWVLARLVIHREVQTRVQAELDALVGRDRAVTASEATGALPYLQAVIKETLRVHPPGPLLSWARMSTSDASVGGGTVVPAGTTVMVNMWAIARDPTAWPDPLRFDPVRFLAPGGRAAEFPVMGSDLRLAPFGSGRRSCPGKGLAMATVELWVAALAHEFEWRTPSDADVDLSEVLRLSCEMAAPLTVTLRRRRRRRGREMA; this is translated from the exons ATGGGATCCGCGGTGGAGAGCTGGTGGGTCGTGTCACTCTCTCTAGCCGCCAAATGTGGTGAGCTCTCCGCAGACCCCTCCCGCCTTCTTTCTCTCGCTTTCGTCGTCGTGGTTTGCTGGCTGGCGACTGGTTTGCTCCACTGGGTCTCCCCCGGCGGCCCCGCTTGGGGAAGGTACTGGTGGAGCCGGCGGCGGCCCTGGGGTCTCGGCGGTGCCATCCCCGGGCCCAGCGGACTCCCCGTGGTAGGGAGCATGGGCCTCATGTCCGGCCTCgcgcaccggaagctcgccgccgCCGCGGACGCCATCCCCGGCGCCCGGCGGCTCATGGCGCTAAGCCTGGGTGACACCCGGGTGGTCGTCACCTGCGACCCGGACGTGGCCAGGGACATCCTCAACAGCTCCGACTTCGCCGAGCGGCCAGCCAAGGAGTCGGCCTACGGTCTCATGTTCCACCGCGCCATCGGCTTCGCCCCCTACGGCGCGTACTGGCGCAACCTGCGGAGGATTGCGGCCACCCACCTCTTCTCCCCCAAGCAGATATTCGCCTTCGGCCGCCACCGCGCTGAGATCGCCGCGCAGATGGTGCGCGCCCTCGACGGTCTCGCATCCGAGCCCGTGCAGGTCCGCAGGATCGTGAAGCAAGCGTCCCTGAACCACGTCATGTGGTTCGTCTTCGGAAAGCAGTACGACCTCGAGCGAGAGACCGATGAGTTGAAGGAGCTGAGAAGCTTAGTAGAAGAAGGTTACGAGCTCCTGGGGAAGCTCAACTGGTCGGACCACCTGCCGGTGATCGCTGGCTTGGACCTGCAGCGAGTGCGGTCGGGCTGCTCGGGGCTTGTCCGCCGAGTCGACCGGTTCGTGGGCCGCATCATCGAGGAGCACCGAGTCGAGCGCGGGCGGGACGCGAAGGCCGCCCCCGGGGACTTCGTCGACGTTCTGTTGTCGCTGCAGGGTTCCGATAGGTTATCCGACTCCGACATGGTCGCCGTTCTCTGG GAGATGATATTTCGGGGTACGGACACGGTGGCGGTGCTAATAGAGTGGGTGCTAGCGAGGCTGGTGATCCATAGGGAAGTGCAAACTAGGGTGCAGGCGGAGCTGGACGCGTTGGTGGGGAGGGACCGGGCGGTGACGGCATCCGAGGCCACTGGGGCGCTGCCGTACCTTCAGGCGGTGATCAAGGAGACGCTGCGGGTGCACCCTCCGGGCCCGCTTCTCTCGTGGGCTCGCATGTCCACATCGGACGCGAGCGTGGGCGGGGGCACTGTCGTGCCCGCGGGGACCACCGTGATGGTCAACATGTGGGCCATCGCACGCGACCCGACGGCGTGGCCCGACCCTCTCCGGTTTGACCCGGTCCGGTTCCTGGCCCCGGGCGGGCGCGCGGCCGAGTTCCCGGTAATGGGCTCGGACCTGCGGCTGGCGCCGTTCGGCTCCGGCAGGCGGAGCTGTCCGGGGAAGGGGCTGGCCATGGCCACGGTCGAGTTGTGGGTGGCGGCGCTGGCGCACGAGTTCGAGTGGCGGACACCGTCCGACGCTGACGTCGACCTCTCAGAGGTGCTGCGGCTCTCCTGCGAGATGGCGGCGCCACTTACCGTGACgctccggcggcggcggcggcggcgggggcgggAGATGGCCTGA